One genomic window of Arachis stenosperma cultivar V10309 chromosome 10, arast.V10309.gnm1.PFL2, whole genome shotgun sequence includes the following:
- the LOC130954313 gene encoding uncharacterized protein LOC130954313 isoform X1: MGHVNLLHGTVSLNKLSFHDFPKLFKQRTCSYTRKFPKFHKHYAASLALQVGEKLASHVESTLKHKIYVSKGEELNGIPHIQTLGEFPREELIGKVVMVRFDSNILLKPESDQKIQSDFNARFTIKYLYDAGAKVILVSDWDMNNSEFLCQASVADFLTEILQLQVVPLQGISCNKPSKITDLKKENVYLLENLSDFKEEVANSLEFATELSSGVDIFVNDSFSQSHKVLASTVGITRFCYACIAGFHFEERLSILKNIAEASRKPYFAIIGGGNFYDKAASFEFLASRCQEFVFVGMMAFQVMHALGVSVPQNLVDHKSFNKALDIVRLAQDKNIEILYPKDFWCRNKCDPKQLQVFPSHGILDVWVPVDLGPASLDEICSSLANCKKILWIGPVKFVDSNKCTNQASKLVEVLVQLSQSNCNITIVGNTACQLVSQERSLMSSTSMIENASVVWEFLKGRKLPGVMALDRAYPSEINWKDVYSDPAQPLVVDIGSGNGLFLLEMARRRQDLNFLGLEINEKLVLRCLDSILQLGIKNGHFIATNATSTFRSIVSTYPGELVLVSIQCPDPDFNKPEHRWRMLQRSLIEAVVDLLAPDGKVFLQSDVKAVAMRMKEQFLRHGKGKLDLMHSQSNGQSEWLEENPFGVRSDWERHVLERRDPMYRMMFSKSHDINEISAANDM; the protein is encoded by the exons CATTATGCTGCTTCACTGGCTTTGCAag tGGGTGAGAAGTTAGCAAGTCATGTTGAGAGCACACTTAAGCATAAG ATTTATGTTAGTAAGGGAGAAGAGTTGAATGGTATTCCTCATATACAAACTCTTGGAGAATTTCCTAGGGAGGAGCTTATTGGAAAAGTTGTCATGGTCAGATTTGATTCTAACATATTACTCAAGCCAGAGAGTGACCAGAAGATTCAATCAGATTTTAATGCAAGGTTtacaattaaatatttatatgaTGCCGGAGCAAAGGTAATCTTGGTCAGTGATTGGGACATGAACAATTCAGAGTTTCTTTGTCAAGCTTCGGTTGCAG ATTTTTTGACAGAAATTCTTCAACTACAAGTTGTTCCACTGCAAGGCATTTCTTGTAATAAACCATCAAAGATTACAGACCTCAAGAAAGAGAATGTTTATTTGCTTGAGAATCTTTCTGATTTTAAAGAGGAAGTTGCCAATTCTTTGGAGTTTGCTACAGAATTATCATCAGGAGTTGATATCTTTGTCAATGACTCCTTCTCCCAGTCTCATAAAGTTCTAGCATCAACTGTTGGTATTACTCGTTTCTGTTATGCCTGTATAGCTGGTTTTCACTTTGAGGAGAGGCTTTCTATACTGAAGAATATTGCAGAAGCTAGTAGGAAACCATATTTTGCAATT ATTGGAGGCGGAAACTTCTATGATAAAGCAGCTTCCTTTGAGTTTCTAGCTTCCAGATGCCAGGAGTTTGTCTTTGTCGGAATGATGGCATTTCAAGTAATGCATGCATTAGGAGTATCAGTTCCTCAGAACTTGGTGGATCATAAGTCATTTAATAAAGCCTTGGATATAGTTAGACTTGCTCAGGATAAAAATATAGAGATTCTGTATCCAAAAGATTTTTGGTGTAGGAATAAATGTGATCCTAAGCAATTGCAAGTATTTCCATCTCATGGCATTTTGGATG TTTGGGTGCCTGTTGACCTTGGACCTGCATCATTGGATGAAATATGTTCCTCTCTTGCAAATTGCAAG AAAATTCTTTGGATTGGTCCAGTGAAATTTGTTGATTCCAATAAGTGCACAAATCAGGCCTCTAAATTGGTGGAAGTTCTTGTACAATTGAGCCAAAGCAACTGTAACATAACCATTGTTGGGAACACGGCTTGTCAACTGGTGAGCCAGGAAAGAAGTCTGATGTCCTCTACAAGTATGATTGAGAATGCCTCAGTTGTATGGGAATTTCTCAAAGGAAGAAAGCTCCCTGGTGTTATGGCTCTAGACAGA GCCTATCCATCTGAAATCAACTGGAAGGATGTTTACTCTGACCCTGCTCAACCTCTGGTTGTTGATATAGGAAGTG GTAATGGACTTTTTCTTCTCGAAATGGCTAGGAGGAGGCAAGATTTAAACTTCCTTGGTTTGGAGATTAATGAAAAG CTTGTTTTGCGCTGTTTGGACTCTATTCTTCAACTTGGCATAAAGAATGG GCACTTTATTGCTACTAATGCAACATCAACATTCCGTTCAATTGTTTCTACTTACCCGGGAGAGTTAGTTCTTGTCTCAATACAG TGTCCAGATCCTGATTTCAATAAACCTGAGCATAGGTGGAGGATGCTGCAGAGATCTTTAATTGAAGCAGTGGTGGATCTTCTAGCACCTGACGGGAAG GTCTTTTTGCAATCTGATGTCAAAGCTGTAGCAATGAGAATGAAAGAACAATTTTTAAGACATGGCAAGGGTAAGCTTGATTTGATGCATAGTCAAAGCAATGGCCAAAGTGAGTGGCTTGAAGAAAACCCGTTTGGGGTTAGATCAGATTGGGAAAGACATGTTTTGGAGCGCAGGGACCCAATGTACCGAATGATGTTCTCTAAATCACATGATATTAATGAAATTTCAGCTGCAAATGATATGTAA
- the LOC130954313 gene encoding uncharacterized protein LOC130954313 isoform X2, which yields MLRAHLSIREELIGKVVMVRFDSNILLKPESDQKIQSDFNARFTIKYLYDAGAKVILVSDWDMNNSEFLCQASVADFLTEILQLQVVPLQGISCNKPSKITDLKKENVYLLENLSDFKEEVANSLEFATELSSGVDIFVNDSFSQSHKVLASTVGITRFCYACIAGFHFEERLSILKNIAEASRKPYFAIIGGGNFYDKAASFEFLASRCQEFVFVGMMAFQVMHALGVSVPQNLVDHKSFNKALDIVRLAQDKNIEILYPKDFWCRNKCDPKQLQVFPSHGILDVWVPVDLGPASLDEICSSLANCKKILWIGPVKFVDSNKCTNQASKLVEVLVQLSQSNCNITIVGNTACQLVSQERSLMSSTSMIENASVVWEFLKGRKLPGVMALDRAYPSEINWKDVYSDPAQPLVVDIGSGNGLFLLEMARRRQDLNFLGLEINEKLVLRCLDSILQLGIKNGHFIATNATSTFRSIVSTYPGELVLVSIQCPDPDFNKPEHRWRMLQRSLIEAVVDLLAPDGKVFLQSDVKAVAMRMKEQFLRHGKGKLDLMHSQSNGQSEWLEENPFGVRSDWERHVLERRDPMYRMMFSKSHDINEISAANDM from the exons ATGTTGAGAGCACACTTAAGCATAAG GGAGGAGCTTATTGGAAAAGTTGTCATGGTCAGATTTGATTCTAACATATTACTCAAGCCAGAGAGTGACCAGAAGATTCAATCAGATTTTAATGCAAGGTTtacaattaaatatttatatgaTGCCGGAGCAAAGGTAATCTTGGTCAGTGATTGGGACATGAACAATTCAGAGTTTCTTTGTCAAGCTTCGGTTGCAG ATTTTTTGACAGAAATTCTTCAACTACAAGTTGTTCCACTGCAAGGCATTTCTTGTAATAAACCATCAAAGATTACAGACCTCAAGAAAGAGAATGTTTATTTGCTTGAGAATCTTTCTGATTTTAAAGAGGAAGTTGCCAATTCTTTGGAGTTTGCTACAGAATTATCATCAGGAGTTGATATCTTTGTCAATGACTCCTTCTCCCAGTCTCATAAAGTTCTAGCATCAACTGTTGGTATTACTCGTTTCTGTTATGCCTGTATAGCTGGTTTTCACTTTGAGGAGAGGCTTTCTATACTGAAGAATATTGCAGAAGCTAGTAGGAAACCATATTTTGCAATT ATTGGAGGCGGAAACTTCTATGATAAAGCAGCTTCCTTTGAGTTTCTAGCTTCCAGATGCCAGGAGTTTGTCTTTGTCGGAATGATGGCATTTCAAGTAATGCATGCATTAGGAGTATCAGTTCCTCAGAACTTGGTGGATCATAAGTCATTTAATAAAGCCTTGGATATAGTTAGACTTGCTCAGGATAAAAATATAGAGATTCTGTATCCAAAAGATTTTTGGTGTAGGAATAAATGTGATCCTAAGCAATTGCAAGTATTTCCATCTCATGGCATTTTGGATG TTTGGGTGCCTGTTGACCTTGGACCTGCATCATTGGATGAAATATGTTCCTCTCTTGCAAATTGCAAG AAAATTCTTTGGATTGGTCCAGTGAAATTTGTTGATTCCAATAAGTGCACAAATCAGGCCTCTAAATTGGTGGAAGTTCTTGTACAATTGAGCCAAAGCAACTGTAACATAACCATTGTTGGGAACACGGCTTGTCAACTGGTGAGCCAGGAAAGAAGTCTGATGTCCTCTACAAGTATGATTGAGAATGCCTCAGTTGTATGGGAATTTCTCAAAGGAAGAAAGCTCCCTGGTGTTATGGCTCTAGACAGA GCCTATCCATCTGAAATCAACTGGAAGGATGTTTACTCTGACCCTGCTCAACCTCTGGTTGTTGATATAGGAAGTG GTAATGGACTTTTTCTTCTCGAAATGGCTAGGAGGAGGCAAGATTTAAACTTCCTTGGTTTGGAGATTAATGAAAAG CTTGTTTTGCGCTGTTTGGACTCTATTCTTCAACTTGGCATAAAGAATGG GCACTTTATTGCTACTAATGCAACATCAACATTCCGTTCAATTGTTTCTACTTACCCGGGAGAGTTAGTTCTTGTCTCAATACAG TGTCCAGATCCTGATTTCAATAAACCTGAGCATAGGTGGAGGATGCTGCAGAGATCTTTAATTGAAGCAGTGGTGGATCTTCTAGCACCTGACGGGAAG GTCTTTTTGCAATCTGATGTCAAAGCTGTAGCAATGAGAATGAAAGAACAATTTTTAAGACATGGCAAGGGTAAGCTTGATTTGATGCATAGTCAAAGCAATGGCCAAAGTGAGTGGCTTGAAGAAAACCCGTTTGGGGTTAGATCAGATTGGGAAAGACATGTTTTGGAGCGCAGGGACCCAATGTACCGAATGATGTTCTCTAAATCACATGATATTAATGAAATTTCAGCTGCAAATGATATGTAA
- the LOC130954313 gene encoding uncharacterized protein LOC130954313 isoform X3, protein MVRFDSNILLKPESDQKIQSDFNARFTIKYLYDAGAKVILVSDWDMNNSEFLCQASVADFLTEILQLQVVPLQGISCNKPSKITDLKKENVYLLENLSDFKEEVANSLEFATELSSGVDIFVNDSFSQSHKVLASTVGITRFCYACIAGFHFEERLSILKNIAEASRKPYFAIIGGGNFYDKAASFEFLASRCQEFVFVGMMAFQVMHALGVSVPQNLVDHKSFNKALDIVRLAQDKNIEILYPKDFWCRNKCDPKQLQVFPSHGILDVWVPVDLGPASLDEICSSLANCKKILWIGPVKFVDSNKCTNQASKLVEVLVQLSQSNCNITIVGNTACQLVSQERSLMSSTSMIENASVVWEFLKGRKLPGVMALDRAYPSEINWKDVYSDPAQPLVVDIGSGNGLFLLEMARRRQDLNFLGLEINEKLVLRCLDSILQLGIKNGHFIATNATSTFRSIVSTYPGELVLVSIQCPDPDFNKPEHRWRMLQRSLIEAVVDLLAPDGKVFLQSDVKAVAMRMKEQFLRHGKGKLDLMHSQSNGQSEWLEENPFGVRSDWERHVLERRDPMYRMMFSKSHDINEISAANDM, encoded by the exons ATGGTCAGATTTGATTCTAACATATTACTCAAGCCAGAGAGTGACCAGAAGATTCAATCAGATTTTAATGCAAGGTTtacaattaaatatttatatgaTGCCGGAGCAAAGGTAATCTTGGTCAGTGATTGGGACATGAACAATTCAGAGTTTCTTTGTCAAGCTTCGGTTGCAG ATTTTTTGACAGAAATTCTTCAACTACAAGTTGTTCCACTGCAAGGCATTTCTTGTAATAAACCATCAAAGATTACAGACCTCAAGAAAGAGAATGTTTATTTGCTTGAGAATCTTTCTGATTTTAAAGAGGAAGTTGCCAATTCTTTGGAGTTTGCTACAGAATTATCATCAGGAGTTGATATCTTTGTCAATGACTCCTTCTCCCAGTCTCATAAAGTTCTAGCATCAACTGTTGGTATTACTCGTTTCTGTTATGCCTGTATAGCTGGTTTTCACTTTGAGGAGAGGCTTTCTATACTGAAGAATATTGCAGAAGCTAGTAGGAAACCATATTTTGCAATT ATTGGAGGCGGAAACTTCTATGATAAAGCAGCTTCCTTTGAGTTTCTAGCTTCCAGATGCCAGGAGTTTGTCTTTGTCGGAATGATGGCATTTCAAGTAATGCATGCATTAGGAGTATCAGTTCCTCAGAACTTGGTGGATCATAAGTCATTTAATAAAGCCTTGGATATAGTTAGACTTGCTCAGGATAAAAATATAGAGATTCTGTATCCAAAAGATTTTTGGTGTAGGAATAAATGTGATCCTAAGCAATTGCAAGTATTTCCATCTCATGGCATTTTGGATG TTTGGGTGCCTGTTGACCTTGGACCTGCATCATTGGATGAAATATGTTCCTCTCTTGCAAATTGCAAG AAAATTCTTTGGATTGGTCCAGTGAAATTTGTTGATTCCAATAAGTGCACAAATCAGGCCTCTAAATTGGTGGAAGTTCTTGTACAATTGAGCCAAAGCAACTGTAACATAACCATTGTTGGGAACACGGCTTGTCAACTGGTGAGCCAGGAAAGAAGTCTGATGTCCTCTACAAGTATGATTGAGAATGCCTCAGTTGTATGGGAATTTCTCAAAGGAAGAAAGCTCCCTGGTGTTATGGCTCTAGACAGA GCCTATCCATCTGAAATCAACTGGAAGGATGTTTACTCTGACCCTGCTCAACCTCTGGTTGTTGATATAGGAAGTG GTAATGGACTTTTTCTTCTCGAAATGGCTAGGAGGAGGCAAGATTTAAACTTCCTTGGTTTGGAGATTAATGAAAAG CTTGTTTTGCGCTGTTTGGACTCTATTCTTCAACTTGGCATAAAGAATGG GCACTTTATTGCTACTAATGCAACATCAACATTCCGTTCAATTGTTTCTACTTACCCGGGAGAGTTAGTTCTTGTCTCAATACAG TGTCCAGATCCTGATTTCAATAAACCTGAGCATAGGTGGAGGATGCTGCAGAGATCTTTAATTGAAGCAGTGGTGGATCTTCTAGCACCTGACGGGAAG GTCTTTTTGCAATCTGATGTCAAAGCTGTAGCAATGAGAATGAAAGAACAATTTTTAAGACATGGCAAGGGTAAGCTTGATTTGATGCATAGTCAAAGCAATGGCCAAAGTGAGTGGCTTGAAGAAAACCCGTTTGGGGTTAGATCAGATTGGGAAAGACATGTTTTGGAGCGCAGGGACCCAATGTACCGAATGATGTTCTCTAAATCACATGATATTAATGAAATTTCAGCTGCAAATGATATGTAA